A single window of Dendropsophus ebraccatus isolate aDenEbr1 chromosome 5, aDenEbr1.pat, whole genome shotgun sequence DNA harbors:
- the LOC138794013 gene encoding olfactory receptor 6N1-like, producing MGGCKGPGWVKTQDIISTNGSFSFVTEFIIFGFPSLYGFHVPLFFIFLIIYLSTILGNGLIFILVTLERKLHTPMYFFVRNLSFLDMMSSTVTIPKMLSKFSMHLDKISFLGCFLQMYFSVAFLATECYLLSVMAYDRYVAICSPLHYHSIMAKQFYVVLSLVSWTLGFASPVAMIILALRLPFCGPNKIYHYYCDHPPVLKLACADTSLNVMVGSSFSALVLVGSFTVIVVSYVKIIKSVLRIASSDGRRKTFSTCVSHFVVVNMFFLPLIFMYVRPTPSYSSDIDSLVAMFYTVLTPMLNPIVYSLRNKDIKDSLKKQINFSAITLKPSA from the exons ATGGGTGGCTGCAAGGGACCAGGGTGG GTGAAGACACAAGATATTATCTCCACCAATGGCTCTTTTAGCTTTGTCACCGAATTCATCATCTTTGGATTTCCGAGCCTATATGGCTTCCACGTcccgttattttttattttccttatcATCTATCTTTCCACCATCTTAGGGAATGGCCTTATATTCATCCTTGTGACCCTCGAACGGAAGCTACACACTCCAATGTACTTCTTTGTAAGAAACCTCTCATTTCTGGACATGATGTCCAGCACCGTGACCATCCCCAAGATGCTCAGCAAGTTTTCAATGCACCTTGACAAAATCTCCTTTCTAGGTTGCTTCTTGCAGATGTACTTCTCTGTGGCTTTTCTTGCCACTGAGTGTTACCTCCTATCAGTCATGGCTTATGATCGATATGTGGCCATCTGTTCTCCGCTGCACTACCATAGCATCATGGCCAAGCAGTTTTACGTTGTCTTGTCTTTGGTGTCATGGACTTTGGGCTTTGCTTCCCCAGTCGCCATGATAATATTAGCTCTAAGGTTACCCTTTTGTGGCCCAAATaaaatttatcattattattgtgACCACCCACCTGTCCTGAAGTTGGCTTGTGCCGACACCTCACTCAATGTCATGGTTGGCTCCTCATTCAGTGCACTTGTGCTTGTTGGCAGTTTCACTGTAATCGTGGTATCGTATGTTAAAATAATCAAGTCCGTTCTAAGAATAGCTTCGTCCGACGGACGCAGGAAGACATTTTCCACCTGCGTCTCCCACTTTGTTGTGGTGAACATGTTCTTCTTGCCTCTTATCTTTATGTACGTTCGTCCAACACCTTCCTACTCCTCAGATATCGATTCATTGGTGGCCATGTTCTACACAGTGTTGACCCCCATGCTGAACCCCATTGTGTACAGCCTGAGAAATAAAGATATTAAGGATTCTCTCAAAAAACAAATTAACTtctcagccataacattaaagccATCTGCCTAA